Proteins from one Acidimicrobiia bacterium genomic window:
- a CDS encoding vitamin B12-dependent ribonucleotide reductase, protein MAIAPEQIGIGIRRFFTRPGVHPYDTVEWERRDARIPNFKDGTDAFYQPDAEFPVEWSQNATNIVAQKYFRGTLGTDEREWSLRQVIDRVADTITAWGMRDGYFVDDQEGAAFRNELKHILVTQRAAFNSPVWFNIGVKGVPQQSSACFILAVEDTMDGILNWYREEGTIFKGGSGSGINLSNIRSSYEGLAGGGTASGPVSFMRGADASAGTIKSGGKTRRAAKMVILNDDHPDIEEFIWCKAREERKARALRDAGFDMDLDGIDSHSIQYQNANNSVRVTDEFMRAVEEDGDWALKAVKTGESIKPVKARDLMRQISEASWECADPGMQFDTTINRWHTAPNTGRINASNPCSEYMHLDNSACNLASINLLKYLDEDGNFDTDAYQQTVEVMFTAQEILVGNADYPTEKIGDNSRKFRQLGLGYANLGALLMAQGLPYDSDEGRAWAGAITALTTGHAYATSAKTAGRMGPFAGYADNEDAMLNVLRMHRAEVAKIDEELVPPELLSAAQRSWDEAVEVAETQGVRNSQATVLAPTGCLVGGSLVPTERGLVRLGSLGNPAGEPWQPLAIDVQTDHGPREATKFYVNGVEPVVDVVTSRGYRLRGTTKHRIKVVDEYGVWVWRHIADVRAGDRVPLSLDQLVGEPQPVRLPPLPEAYWTGEWKAEAPRVVTPELAELVGYFMGDGSLHSRGIRLCVADGDFDVVERLSHLGKECFGLQAHITQQRGYTEVAFHSVRLTEWWETCGFAKRLPREDHTGKGWIPHVPDALLYTNDRDVYAAFVRGLYEADGTVTSGIPHWATTSLEFSHDVQALLLALGYPTTRKFDITGWGQSTLAVLRLLNTSYHSRWLDEVGFLGDRKNAAVLRSEGRQAARKDHIPITRELVDRLAPTNDRLRRTLLMEVARGTVSRRLVNELYERTHDDELGHLLGFFYDTIASAELGDEELTFDLSVPDNVTYVANGFVSHNTIGLMMDCDTTGIEPDLALTKAKKLVGGGTMMIVNQTIPRALRKLGYSDEQGDAIVQHINEHKTLVGAPGFNPEHLPVFACSMGDNTIHYMGHVKMMGAAQPFLSGSISKTVNAPEETTVEEIENLHIQAWKLGLKSVAIYRDNCKVAQPLATQKRTVKTVEVAEVAEAADQAGVVIREVERIVETVIVQQPIRQKPPRTRSSRTFSFRVADCHGYATVGEFEDGRPAEVFLKVAKQGSTLAGIMDAFAISVSHGLQYGVPLRAFVDMFTNMRFEPAGMTDDPDIRFATSLVDYIFRRLAVEYLTFDERKDLGVLTIDERMEPTLPGVEEATTVTESGLDLLPPEDRAPSHIMELPMAPPESAPVEAVAEPAPEARHDREVEVVLCYACGDIMQRAGSCFACPSCGATTGCS, encoded by the coding sequence GTGGCCATCGCGCCGGAGCAGATCGGGATCGGGATCCGCAGGTTCTTCACCCGGCCCGGGGTGCACCCCTATGACACGGTCGAGTGGGAACGGCGCGACGCGCGCATCCCGAACTTCAAAGACGGCACCGACGCCTTCTACCAGCCCGACGCGGAGTTCCCCGTCGAGTGGTCGCAGAACGCCACGAACATCGTTGCTCAGAAGTACTTCCGCGGCACGCTCGGCACCGACGAGCGCGAGTGGTCGCTGCGCCAGGTCATCGACCGCGTCGCCGACACGATCACCGCGTGGGGCATGCGCGACGGATACTTCGTGGACGACCAGGAAGGTGCCGCGTTCCGCAACGAGCTCAAGCACATCCTCGTGACGCAACGCGCGGCCTTCAACAGCCCGGTGTGGTTCAACATCGGTGTCAAGGGCGTGCCCCAACAATCGAGCGCGTGTTTCATCCTCGCGGTCGAGGACACGATGGACGGGATTCTCAACTGGTACCGGGAAGAGGGGACCATCTTCAAGGGTGGCTCGGGTTCCGGGATCAACCTGTCCAACATTCGTTCGTCATACGAGGGCCTCGCGGGTGGTGGCACCGCGAGCGGTCCGGTCAGCTTCATGCGCGGCGCCGATGCCTCGGCGGGGACGATCAAGTCGGGCGGCAAGACCCGGCGCGCCGCCAAGATGGTCATCCTCAACGACGATCACCCCGACATCGAAGAGTTCATCTGGTGCAAGGCGCGTGAGGAGCGCAAGGCGCGCGCGTTGCGCGACGCGGGCTTCGACATGGATCTCGACGGCATCGACAGCCACTCGATCCAGTACCAGAACGCCAACAACTCCGTGCGGGTCACCGACGAGTTCATGCGCGCCGTCGAGGAGGACGGCGACTGGGCGCTGAAGGCCGTGAAGACCGGGGAGTCGATCAAGCCGGTCAAGGCGCGTGACCTCATGCGGCAGATCTCGGAAGCGTCGTGGGAGTGCGCGGACCCGGGGATGCAGTTCGACACCACGATCAACCGCTGGCACACCGCGCCCAACACCGGCCGCATCAACGCCAGCAACCCGTGCTCCGAGTACATGCACCTCGACAACTCGGCCTGCAACCTGGCCAGCATCAATCTGTTGAAGTACCTCGACGAAGACGGCAACTTCGACACCGACGCGTACCAGCAGACCGTCGAGGTCATGTTCACCGCGCAGGAGATCCTCGTCGGCAACGCCGACTACCCGACCGAGAAGATCGGCGACAACAGCCGCAAGTTCCGCCAGCTCGGCCTCGGGTACGCCAACCTCGGGGCGCTGCTGATGGCGCAAGGCCTGCCCTATGACTCCGACGAGGGTCGGGCGTGGGCCGGGGCGATCACTGCGCTCACGACCGGTCACGCGTACGCGACGAGCGCCAAGACCGCGGGCCGCATGGGCCCGTTCGCCGGCTACGCCGACAACGAAGACGCCATGCTCAACGTGCTGCGGATGCACCGCGCCGAGGTGGCCAAGATCGACGAGGAGCTCGTGCCGCCTGAGCTGCTCAGCGCGGCGCAACGATCGTGGGACGAGGCCGTCGAGGTCGCGGAGACCCAGGGCGTCCGCAACTCGCAGGCGACCGTGCTCGCTCCGACGGGTTGTCTGGTCGGTGGGTCGCTCGTGCCGACCGAGCGTGGGCTCGTGCGGCTTGGCTCGCTCGGGAACCCGGCAGGTGAACCGTGGCAGCCGCTCGCGATCGATGTCCAGACCGACCATGGACCACGGGAGGCTACGAAGTTCTACGTGAACGGCGTCGAGCCCGTCGTCGACGTCGTGACGTCACGCGGCTACCGACTCCGCGGTACGACGAAGCATCGGATCAAGGTCGTCGACGAGTACGGAGTGTGGGTCTGGCGTCACATCGCCGATGTCCGCGCCGGCGATCGCGTCCCGCTGTCGCTCGATCAGCTCGTCGGAGAGCCGCAGCCGGTGCGCCTCCCGCCGCTTCCGGAGGCTTACTGGACCGGTGAGTGGAAGGCCGAGGCTCCTCGTGTCGTCACACCGGAGCTCGCGGAGCTCGTCGGGTACTTCATGGGCGATGGATCACTTCACTCGAGGGGTATCCGTCTCTGCGTCGCCGACGGCGACTTCGACGTGGTCGAACGTCTCTCGCACCTCGGCAAGGAATGCTTCGGGCTCCAAGCGCACATCACTCAGCAACGGGGTTACACGGAGGTTGCGTTCCATTCCGTCCGGCTCACCGAGTGGTGGGAGACGTGTGGCTTCGCGAAGCGCCTGCCTCGTGAAGACCACACCGGCAAGGGATGGATCCCGCACGTCCCGGACGCGCTGCTGTACACGAACGATCGCGACGTGTACGCGGCGTTCGTACGCGGTCTCTATGAGGCCGACGGCACGGTCACGTCCGGGATCCCGCACTGGGCCACCACCTCGCTGGAGTTCTCGCACGACGTGCAGGCGCTGCTCCTGGCGCTTGGTTACCCGACCACCCGCAAGTTCGACATCACCGGGTGGGGGCAATCGACGCTGGCTGTGCTCCGCCTGCTCAACACGTCGTACCACTCACGTTGGCTCGACGAGGTCGGCTTCCTCGGTGACCGCAAGAACGCGGCAGTGCTCCGGAGTGAAGGCCGCCAGGCCGCCCGCAAGGACCACATCCCGATCACCCGGGAGCTCGTGGACCGTCTCGCGCCCACGAACGACCGGTTGCGCAGGACGTTGTTGATGGAGGTAGCCCGCGGCACCGTGTCCCGACGGTTGGTCAACGAGCTCTACGAGCGCACTCATGACGACGAGCTCGGTCATCTCCTCGGCTTCTTCTACGACACCATCGCGTCGGCCGAGCTCGGCGACGAGGAGCTGACGTTCGACCTCTCGGTTCCCGACAATGTGACCTACGTCGCGAACGGCTTCGTGAGTCACAACACCATCGGGCTGATGATGGACTGCGACACGACCGGCATCGAGCCCGACCTCGCCCTCACAAAGGCGAAGAAGCTGGTGGGTGGCGGAACGATGATGATCGTGAACCAGACGATCCCGCGCGCGCTGCGCAAGCTCGGGTACTCCGACGAGCAGGGCGACGCGATCGTCCAGCACATCAACGAGCACAAGACCCTCGTTGGCGCACCCGGCTTCAACCCCGAGCACCTCCCCGTGTTCGCGTGCTCGATGGGCGACAACACGATCCACTACATGGGTCACGTGAAGATGATGGGTGCCGCGCAGCCATTTTTGAGCGGGAGTATCTCGAAGACTGTGAATGCCCCCGAAGAAACGACGGTCGAGGAAATCGAGAACCTCCACATCCAAGCTTGGAAGTTGGGGCTGAAATCCGTGGCCATCTACCGCGACAACTGCAAGGTGGCGCAGCCGTTGGCCACGCAGAAGAGGACGGTGAAGACGGTCGAGGTTGCCGAGGTGGCCGAGGCGGCGGACCAGGCCGGCGTCGTCATCCGCGAGGTCGAGCGGATCGTCGAGACCGTCATCGTGCAGCAGCCGATCCGGCAGAAGCCACCGCGCACCCGCTCGTCGCGCACCTTCTCGTTCCGCGTCGCCGACTGCCACGGGTACGCGACCGTCGGTGAGTTCGAAGACGGCCGCCCTGCCGAGGTGTTCCTCAAGGTGGCGAAGCAGGGATCCACGCTCGCCGGGATCATGGATGCGTTCGCCATCTCGGTGAGCCACGGCCTTCAGTACGGCGTACCGCTCCGGGCGTTCGTCGACATGTTCACGAACATGCGCTTCGAGCCCGCTGGCATGACCGACGACCCCGACATCCGGTTCGCCACGAGCCTCGTCGACTACATCTTCCGGCGCCTCGCGGTGGAGTACCTCACGTTCGACGAGCGCAAGGACCTCGGTGTGCTCACGATCGACGAGCGCATGGAGCCCACGCTCCCCGGCGTCGAGGAGGCCACGACGGTGACGGAGTCCGGTCTCGACCTGCTCCCGCCGGAAGACCGCGCACCGTCGCACATCATGGAACTTCCGATGGCGCCGCCCGAGTCGGCACCGGTCGAGGCGGTAGCGGAGCCCGCACCTGAAGCGCGCCACGACCGCGAGGTCGAGGTGGTCCTCTGCTACGCGTGCGGCGACATCATGCAGCGCGCTGGCTCATGCTTCGCATGTCCGTCCTGCGGCGCCACCACCGGTTGTTCCTGA
- a CDS encoding phosphatase PAP2 family protein has product MAEPNASDEALEERRDWLFVLALLSAVLLAVVYVVAVRTGWGQRLDNAALDGRTTRLVVLHATSLLLDTISVTSLTLLGGAALAIAVGRRRIHLAVTAAAVVLGANLTSQFLKNYLLGRPDLTGTNDPLPIPSFPSGHTTVAMSLAVAFVLVVPARLRPTAAIFGAAYACLVGTGTVTAGGHRPSDVIGGFLVVAMWTGMAVAGLMRWRGAITERDPDAGAEPAVTPAFARIGALLLALGFGGFVVVYLAIRQDRLDAVRLDGAYLAALIVIVGAGLLVMAVLLAALRGVGLDPSPGEVISSRRRRRSVVRSRR; this is encoded by the coding sequence GTGGCGGAGCCGAACGCGTCCGATGAGGCGCTCGAGGAACGCCGCGACTGGCTCTTCGTCCTTGCTCTCCTCTCGGCGGTGCTCCTCGCCGTCGTCTATGTGGTGGCGGTCCGGACCGGGTGGGGCCAACGCCTCGACAACGCCGCGCTCGATGGCCGCACCACCCGCCTGGTGGTGCTCCACGCGACGAGCCTTCTTCTCGACACGATCAGCGTGACGTCGCTCACGCTGCTCGGTGGGGCAGCGCTCGCGATCGCCGTCGGGCGGCGCCGCATCCACCTCGCGGTCACCGCCGCCGCGGTGGTGCTCGGCGCCAACCTCACGTCACAGTTCCTCAAGAACTACTTGCTCGGGCGCCCCGATCTCACCGGGACGAACGATCCGTTGCCCATACCGAGCTTCCCGAGCGGGCACACCACCGTCGCCATGTCGTTGGCCGTGGCGTTCGTGCTCGTGGTCCCGGCGCGGCTGCGTCCGACCGCGGCGATCTTCGGTGCTGCATATGCGTGCCTAGTCGGGACGGGCACCGTCACCGCTGGTGGGCACCGTCCGAGCGACGTGATCGGCGGCTTCCTCGTGGTCGCGATGTGGACGGGCATGGCGGTCGCCGGCCTGATGCGGTGGCGAGGTGCGATCACCGAGCGCGATCCCGACGCGGGTGCTGAACCCGCGGTCACCCCGGCCTTCGCGAGGATCGGCGCGCTGCTGCTCGCGCTCGGGTTCGGCGGCTTCGTCGTCGTGTACCTCGCGATCCGCCAGGACCGGCTCGACGCGGTGCGCCTCGACGGTGCGTACTTAGCGGCCTTGATCGTGATCGTCGGCGCCGGTCTCCTTGTGATGGCTGTGCTGCTGGCCGCGCTCCGCGGCGTCGGGCTGGATCCCTCTCCGGGCGAGGTCATCAGCTCTCGACGACGTCGCCGAAGCGTGGTGCGTTCGAGGCGCTGA
- a CDS encoding DegT/DnrJ/EryC1/StrS family aminotransferase, whose amino-acid sequence MRRIEYAGSVHDDEEIDAVVEVLRGGATALRIGRNMREMESQVAALFGKRRGIMCNSGSSALYLAVELLGLSPGDEIITSPVTFSTDIAPMVRAGLVPVFVDVEPDTYNADVDAIEALVGPATKAILLPNLIGNAPDWDRVREIADRHGLLVVEDSCDALGAKLRGTSTGTRSHISVTSFALSHIITAMGTGGMVCVDDDAFADRCLLLRRWGRRSEVQLYGSRRGDKRFFSDVDGLEYDNLFIFDEVAWNFEPSEVSAAFGLVQLRKLPTFLATRQRNFARLHEHLARHPDVFVLPRTLEGLDTGWHMFPVLIRPESGVRRSEFQEHMEGQGIDTRMVWTGNALRQPAFKGIAHRAPPNGCPNADRVMEQGLVLPSNHAMTDDDVDYIAETVDAFLARRESA is encoded by the coding sequence GTGCGCCGCATCGAGTATGCCGGGAGCGTTCACGACGACGAGGAGATCGACGCGGTCGTCGAGGTGTTGCGCGGCGGAGCAACAGCGTTGCGCATCGGGCGCAACATGCGGGAGATGGAGTCGCAGGTGGCGGCCCTCTTCGGCAAGCGCCGCGGGATCATGTGCAACTCCGGCTCGTCGGCGCTGTACCTCGCGGTGGAGCTCCTCGGGCTCTCGCCCGGTGACGAGATCATCACGTCGCCCGTCACCTTCTCGACCGACATCGCACCGATGGTCCGCGCCGGCCTCGTCCCCGTCTTCGTCGACGTGGAGCCCGACACCTACAACGCCGACGTTGATGCGATCGAGGCGCTGGTCGGCCCTGCGACGAAGGCGATCCTCCTGCCCAACCTCATCGGCAACGCCCCCGACTGGGATCGGGTCCGCGAGATCGCCGACCGCCACGGACTCCTCGTGGTCGAAGACTCGTGCGACGCCCTCGGCGCCAAGCTCCGCGGCACGTCGACGGGCACCCGTTCGCACATCAGCGTGACCAGCTTCGCCTTGTCCCACATCATCACGGCGATGGGAACGGGCGGGATGGTGTGTGTCGACGACGACGCATTCGCCGACCGTTGCCTGCTCCTGCGTCGTTGGGGACGCCGCTCGGAAGTGCAACTCTACGGCTCTCGCCGCGGCGACAAGCGGTTCTTCTCCGACGTGGACGGTCTCGAGTACGACAACCTCTTCATCTTCGACGAGGTGGCTTGGAACTTCGAGCCATCGGAGGTGAGCGCGGCGTTTGGTCTCGTGCAGTTGCGCAAGCTCCCGACCTTCCTTGCCACTCGCCAGCGGAACTTCGCCCGGCTGCACGAGCACCTCGCTCGCCATCCCGATGTGTTCGTGCTCCCCCGCACCCTCGAGGGCCTGGACACCGGCTGGCACATGTTCCCGGTGCTGATCCGCCCCGAGTCGGGGGTCCGGCGCTCGGAGTTCCAGGAGCACATGGAGGGCCAGGGCATCGACACCCGCATGGTCTGGACCGGGAACGCGCTTCGCCAACCGGCGTTCAAGGGCATCGCCCACCGCGCACCGCCCAACGGCTGCCCGAATGCCGACCGCGTGATGGAACAAGGTCTCGTGCTGCCTTCGAACCACGCGATGACCGATGACGACGTCGATTACATCGCCGAGACCGTCGACGCCTTCCTCGCGAGGCGAGAGAGCGCATGA
- a CDS encoding alpha/beta hydrolase has protein sequence MPVDPALVPVLDAARETPARDPNVTVQEQRDNAHGFMQQSFMALGEPGPDVGKVSDVRVSVDGGEITVRVYTPPGAGPFPAHIYFHGGAFWLGELDHFDVPCRELCAGAGCIVVSVDYRLAPEHRFPVPPEDCYAALLWTVEHAYELGIDPSRVSIGGGSAGGNLTAVVALMARDRGGPLLVLQVLDIPVTDLTMSCASITENGEGYMLTRGAIEQYCDYYLADPADATNPYASPMLADDLSNLPPAVVMTAEFDPLRDEGERYADRLAAAGVPVQFKRWDGHVHGSSSMTALVPSARDWRNEIIRALRAAYA, from the coding sequence GTGCCCGTGGATCCCGCACTCGTGCCGGTGCTCGACGCGGCGCGTGAGACGCCGGCGCGCGACCCGAACGTGACCGTCCAGGAACAGCGCGACAACGCCCATGGGTTCATGCAGCAGTCGTTCATGGCGTTGGGCGAGCCCGGCCCTGACGTCGGCAAGGTCTCGGACGTGCGGGTGTCGGTCGACGGCGGTGAGATCACCGTGCGCGTCTATACGCCACCGGGTGCGGGCCCCTTCCCTGCCCACATCTACTTCCACGGCGGCGCGTTCTGGCTCGGCGAGCTCGACCACTTCGACGTGCCGTGCCGAGAGCTCTGCGCCGGCGCAGGGTGCATCGTCGTGTCTGTCGACTACCGGCTCGCTCCCGAGCACCGGTTCCCGGTCCCGCCCGAGGACTGCTACGCCGCGCTGCTCTGGACGGTCGAGCACGCCTACGAGCTCGGCATCGACCCGTCGCGGGTTTCGATCGGCGGCGGCTCCGCCGGCGGCAACCTCACGGCCGTCGTTGCGTTGATGGCCCGCGACCGTGGCGGTCCACTTCTGGTGCTGCAGGTGCTCGACATCCCGGTCACCGACCTGACGATGAGCTGCGCGTCGATCACCGAGAACGGCGAGGGCTACATGCTCACCCGGGGTGCCATCGAGCAATACTGCGACTACTACCTCGCGGACCCGGCCGACGCGACGAACCCGTACGCGTCACCAATGCTTGCCGACGACCTCTCGAACCTGCCGCCCGCCGTCGTGATGACGGCCGAGTTCGACCCGCTGCGCGACGAGGGCGAGCGCTACGCCGACCGGCTCGCTGCGGCGGGCGTCCCGGTCCAGTTCAAGCGGTGGGACGGCCATGTCCACGGCTCGTCGTCGATGACCGCGCTCGTGCCATCAGCCCGCGACTGGCGCAACGAGATCATCCGAGCCCTGCGCGCGGCGTACGCCTGA
- a CDS encoding PIG-L deacetylase family protein: protein MVDEQEIERALVITAHPDDVDFGAAGTVATWTDAGIDVAYCIVTDGDAGGHDRSVSRQEMKETRHAEQTAAAKHVGVTDIHFLGYPDGRLEATLELRCDLSRVIREVRPQRVVCPSPERNYERIYASHPDHLAAGEASICAVYPDARNPFAHPELLVDGLEPWTVDEVWIMATASSNVFVDITNVIDRKLDALQSHVSQHQDPAMLDSLIRDWGAMVAEAAGFPQGHFAEGFQRVATT from the coding sequence ATGGTGGACGAGCAGGAGATCGAGCGCGCGCTCGTGATCACGGCACATCCCGATGACGTGGACTTCGGGGCTGCTGGCACCGTCGCCACATGGACCGATGCCGGGATCGACGTCGCGTATTGCATCGTCACCGACGGCGACGCCGGCGGTCACGATCGATCGGTGTCACGGCAGGAGATGAAGGAGACGCGTCACGCCGAGCAGACGGCCGCGGCCAAGCACGTGGGTGTGACCGACATCCACTTCCTCGGCTACCCGGATGGTCGGCTCGAGGCCACCCTCGAACTCCGCTGCGACCTGTCTCGCGTCATCCGCGAGGTGCGCCCGCAGCGGGTGGTCTGCCCGTCACCCGAGCGCAACTATGAGCGCATCTACGCGAGCCATCCCGACCACCTCGCCGCGGGTGAGGCCTCGATCTGTGCCGTGTACCCCGACGCGCGCAACCCGTTCGCGCACCCCGAGCTGCTCGTCGACGGGCTCGAGCCGTGGACAGTCGACGAGGTCTGGATCATGGCCACCGCGTCATCGAACGTCTTTGTCGACATCACCAACGTGATCGATCGCAAGCTCGACGCGCTCCAGAGCCACGTCAGCCAGCACCAAGACCCGGCGATGCTCGACAGTCTGATCCGCGACTGGGGCGCGATGGTCGCGGAAGCCGCCGGCTTCCCCCAAGGCCACTTCGCCGAAGGCTTCCAGCGAGTCGCGACCACCTGA
- a CDS encoding Zn-dependent alcohol dehydrogenase, translated as MRAAIFTENDGPLVVEDVTPTDPGPRDVVVKITASGICHSDLSVINGTLPMPPPSILGHEGAGVVDFVGSEVSGLKKGDRVIGSFIPACGTCWFCLHDKSNLCENTYTVMASLRATRSDGTPLPTMTGLGTFADMMTCDQMSIVKVDTELPDEQLALIGCGVTTGVGAALNTAKVEPGSSVVVIGCGGVGQAVIQGARIAGAARIIAVDTVALKRDTALKLGATDAVDPADGEVVAQVQALTSGRGADYAFEVIGVAELITTAFNCVRSGGTAVAVGVPRFDAEVSLPTFPLVLSEKRLLGCVYGSAQVRRDFPKLVELVETGRLDIGDMVSRTISLDEINQGFDAMKAGEVIRTVIV; from the coding sequence ATGCGTGCCGCGATCTTCACCGAGAACGACGGACCGCTTGTCGTCGAAGACGTCACGCCCACCGATCCAGGACCACGCGATGTGGTGGTCAAGATCACCGCGAGCGGGATCTGTCACTCCGACCTCTCGGTCATCAACGGCACGCTGCCGATGCCCCCACCGTCGATCCTCGGTCACGAGGGCGCGGGCGTTGTCGACTTCGTCGGCTCCGAAGTGAGCGGGCTCAAGAAGGGCGACCGGGTGATCGGGTCGTTCATCCCCGCGTGCGGCACGTGCTGGTTCTGCCTGCACGACAAGTCGAACCTCTGTGAGAACACCTACACGGTGATGGCCAGCCTGCGGGCCACCCGCAGCGACGGCACCCCGCTGCCCACGATGACCGGGCTCGGCACGTTCGCCGACATGATGACGTGCGACCAGATGTCCATCGTGAAGGTCGACACCGAGCTTCCCGACGAGCAGCTCGCGCTGATCGGCTGCGGCGTGACCACGGGCGTGGGCGCGGCGTTGAACACCGCGAAGGTCGAGCCGGGCTCCAGCGTGGTCGTGATCGGCTGCGGCGGTGTGGGCCAGGCCGTGATCCAGGGTGCGCGCATCGCCGGCGCGGCGCGCATCATCGCTGTTGACACAGTCGCGCTGAAGCGCGACACCGCGCTCAAGCTCGGCGCCACCGACGCGGTCGACCCGGCCGATGGCGAGGTGGTGGCGCAGGTCCAGGCGCTCACCAGTGGCCGCGGCGCTGACTACGCGTTCGAGGTGATCGGCGTGGCCGAGCTCATCACCACGGCGTTCAACTGCGTGCGCTCCGGCGGTACTGCGGTTGCGGTCGGTGTGCCGCGCTTCGACGCCGAGGTCAGCCTGCCGACGTTCCCGCTCGTGCTGTCGGAGAAGCGACTGCTCGGGTGCGTCTACGGGTCGGCGCAGGTACGCCGAGACTTCCCGAAGCTCGTCGAGCTCGTGGAGACCGGTCGCCTCGACATCGGCGACATGGTGTCGCGCACGATCTCGCTCGACGAGATCAACCAGGGCTTCGACGCCATGAAGGCCGGCGAGGTCATCCGCACCGTCATCGTCTGA
- a CDS encoding PaaI family thioesterase, translating into MTDEPKYFAMGCEFFDQLPHRHVEVDGEFGVEIDVSDDMRGPAGSVHGGLVSMLVDVAGASSLARATGRPVATASTSIQYLAAGRVGPLRATGTVLRTSEALGVVDVKVIDAGRDDRLLAAAHVTLRFLSGDGYVRQT; encoded by the coding sequence ATGACCGACGAGCCGAAGTACTTCGCCATGGGGTGCGAGTTCTTCGACCAGCTCCCGCATCGGCACGTGGAGGTCGACGGCGAGTTCGGCGTCGAGATCGACGTGAGCGACGACATGCGCGGCCCAGCCGGATCGGTGCACGGAGGGCTGGTCTCGATGCTGGTGGACGTGGCGGGGGCGTCGAGCCTCGCCCGCGCGACTGGTCGACCGGTGGCCACCGCCTCCACGTCGATCCAGTACCTCGCGGCAGGGCGCGTCGGCCCTCTGCGAGCAACCGGTACCGTGCTGCGCACGTCGGAAGCGCTCGGCGTCGTAGACGTGAAGGTGATCGACGCCGGTCGCGACGACCGCCTCCTGGCCGCCGCGCACGTGACGCTCCGCTTCCTCAGCGGCGACGGCTACGTGCGCCAGACCTAG
- a CDS encoding DUF427 domain-containing protein, whose amino-acid sequence MEGHALQLRDEPRRVDVVVDGVTVASSTRTVTLEETGLPVRYYFPRDDVRMEHLDATPTETVCPFKGQASYWTVRVGSDEHRDLAWSYEQPIDGVERIAGHVCFYAEHADHVLDGELQERPTSPWSKTST is encoded by the coding sequence GTGGAAGGACACGCGCTTCAGCTGCGCGACGAGCCGCGGCGAGTCGATGTCGTGGTGGACGGCGTCACCGTCGCGTCGTCCACTCGCACCGTGACCCTCGAAGAGACCGGTCTCCCGGTGCGGTACTACTTCCCGCGCGACGACGTGCGCATGGAGCACCTCGACGCAACCCCGACCGAGACGGTGTGCCCGTTCAAGGGCCAAGCCTCGTACTGGACCGTGCGGGTGGGGAGTGACGAGCACCGCGACCTGGCGTGGAGCTACGAGCAACCGATCGACGGAGTCGAGCGCATCGCCGGGCACGTCTGCTTCTACGCCGAGCACGCGGATCACGTGCTCGACGGCGAGCTTCAGGAACGCCCGACGTCGCCCTGGTCCAAGACGAGCACCTGA
- a CDS encoding 2,4'-dihydroxyacetophenone dioxygenase family protein, which translates to MTLINEQAPTAVHVGSDEFPWADIGDGSKLKVLQTKEHEGLWIVENIFQNGYQVPTHKHTGPVWGYTQSGAWKYKESDYVNRAGSFLYEPAGSVHTLTCIEDDTRVWFQIYGSNLNLDADGNIESVVDAATVLAGYYMLLDSQGIPRPNVLTD; encoded by the coding sequence ATGACGCTGATCAACGAACAGGCACCGACCGCGGTCCACGTCGGGAGCGACGAGTTCCCGTGGGCCGACATCGGCGACGGCAGCAAGCTGAAGGTGCTCCAGACCAAGGAGCACGAGGGCCTCTGGATCGTGGAGAACATCTTCCAGAACGGCTACCAAGTGCCGACCCACAAGCACACCGGTCCGGTGTGGGGCTACACGCAGTCGGGCGCGTGGAAGTACAAGGAGTCCGACTACGTGAACCGGGCGGGGTCGTTCCTCTACGAGCCGGCCGGCTCGGTGCACACGCTCACCTGCATCGAGGATGACACGCGGGTGTGGTTCCAGATCTACGGCTCGAACCTCAACCTCGACGCCGACGGCAACATCGAGAGCGTCGTCGACGCCGCCACCGTGCTCGCCGGCTACTACATGCTCCTCGACTCGCAAGGCATCCCGCGTCCCAACGTCCTCACCGACTGA